In Streptococcus parapneumoniae, the genomic stretch TAGCTTCTTTCTCAACCTGTGCTTCGTGTTGGTTACGCATATTGTCAACTTTTACCTTGACCAAGCTACCATATTTGAGACCTTCTTGCATAACAAGTCCTGGATCTTCTGTATGGACGTGGACTTTGACAATTTCATCATCGTTGACAACGAGGAGAGAGTCTCCAAGCTCGTTCAAGTAGTTACGGAATTCTTCGTAGTCAAAATCTTTAGCATAGGTTGGACCTTGCTTAAGAGCTACCATGATTTCAGTACAATAACCAAAGGTAATGTCCTCAGTCGCTACATGACCAGCTACAGACTTGTGGTGCTCCGCATTGATCATTTCACTCATATTAGCAGGAGTGGCTACAAAGTCCTCAGATGCAATATATTCGCCAGTAAGGGCTGAAAGGAAACCTTCGTAGATAAAGACCAATCCTTGACCACCTGAGTCCACAACACCAACTTCCTTCAAGACTGGAAGCATGTCCGGTGTTTTAGCTAGAGCTGTTTTAGCACCTTCCAAGGCTGCGCGCATGACTTCAACAGCGTCATCTGTTTGCTCAGCCTTTTTCTTAGCACCGATAGCAGCCCCACGAGAAACTGTCAAAATCGTTCCTTCAACTGGCTTCATCACTGCCTTGTAGGCAACTTCCACACCTGATTGGAAGGCAAGAGCCAAGTCTTGACCTGTTAACTCATCCTTATCCTTGATGGCTTGTGAAAATCCACGGAAAAGCTGAGACGTAATAACTCCTGAGTTCCCACGCGCGCCCATCAAAAGACCTTTAGCAAGAATACTCGCTACCTCTCCAACAGTAGAAGCTGGCTTGTCTGCAACTTCTTTAGCTCCATTTTCAATGGTCATTCCCATATTTGTACCAGTATCTCCATCTGGAACTGGGAAGACGTTTAATGAATTGACATATTCAGCTTGCTTATTCAAGCGAGTTGATGCAGCCTGCACCATTTCTTGAAATAAGCTAGTAGTAATTTTTGACACGGTTATTCTCCTACAACTTTGATATTTTGAATGTAGACATTTACAGTCTGAGCAGTAATTCCAAGTTGGTTTTCCAAACTAAAACGAACACGCTCTTGAATGTTTTTTGACACTTCGCTAATCTTTGTTCCGTAGCTCAACACGGTATATACATCAACTGCAATACTGCCATCTTCGGCCGCCTTTACGACGACACCTTTGGAATAATTTTCCTTACCTAGAAGGGCTTGGAAATTATCTTTGAGGGCATTTTTACTAGCCATACCGACCACACCAAAAATCTCAGTTGCTGCTCCACCTACGACGGTTGCAATCACTTCATCTGTTAGTTCGATTTGACCATCTTTTGTATTAATTTTTACAGTCATCCTTTTTACCTCAACTAGTTGATACTCTATTTTATCATATTTCAGCCCAAGTGTAAAAGCAGAATACTGTATCAGCGGATATTTACTCTATTTTTCAAATGATTTTATATCTACAGTAAAAGAAAAAAGACCCTAAGGTCTCCTTACTTCTATTATTAAACGCGTTCAACTTTACCTGATTTCAAAGCACGAGCTGAAGCCCAAACTTTTTTAGGTTTACCATCGATAAGAACAGTAACTTTTTGAAGGTTTGGTTTTACGGCACGTTTTGTTTGGTTCATCGCGTGTGAACGGTTGTTTCCTGATACAGTCTTACGACCTGTAAAGTAACATACTTTAGCCATTTGTGTTTTCCTCCTATTAGATCTAATATAGCGGATGTGCTAGCACCACATACCGTACTATGTTATCACACTTTCTTCATTTTTGCAAGGGAATTGGAAGATTTTTTTATTTATTTGTGATTCGAATGTGATCATGTCTTTAGTAAATCGAACGTGAAAATGTCCCATTTGGTAGAATAGTCATATGAAAAGGATCCAGCTAAATATGAATGAAATGAAAAAATATCTTGTGATAAAAGCTATAGCCCAAAGAAAAAACAAAGAAACTAGCCTGTGTCGAACTTAATCTTTCTGAAAGACAACTCAATCGTCTGCTACTAGCCTATCAACAGAAAGGAAAAGAAGCCTTCAGACACGGAAACAGAGAATTGGAAGATTTTTTATTTGTGTCTTAAATCAGATTTTACGTGACATTTTCTGCTCCTCACATGTCATTGTTGATTAACAAAAAACAACATTGAAAATAGGTGTATAAAAATCATCTCTAACTACTACTCAAGAGATACCTGTTAAGTCTAAGTACCACAGCTCATCTATCGGTTTTCTTACGATAATATCCAAGTCTAAATACAGTACACAAACCTCACTTACATACTTAGGGATAAAATACCTAAAT encodes the following:
- the rpmB gene encoding 50S ribosomal protein L28; protein product: MAKVCYFTGRKTVSGNNRSHAMNQTKRAVKPNLQKVTVLIDGKPKKVWASARALKSGKVERV
- a CDS encoding Asp23/Gls24 family envelope stress response protein produces the protein MTVKINTKDGQIELTDEVIATVVGGAATEIFGVVGMASKNALKDNFQALLGKENYSKGVVVKAAEDGSIAVDVYTVLSYGTKISEVSKNIQERVRFSLENQLGITAQTVNVYIQNIKVVGE
- a CDS encoding DAK2 domain-containing protein; the encoded protein is MSKITTSLFQEMVQAASTRLNKQAEYVNSLNVFPVPDGDTGTNMGMTIENGAKEVADKPASTVGEVASILAKGLLMGARGNSGVITSQLFRGFSQAIKDKDELTGQDLALAFQSGVEVAYKAVMKPVEGTILTVSRGAAIGAKKKAEQTDDAVEVMRAALEGAKTALAKTPDMLPVLKEVGVVDSGGQGLVFIYEGFLSALTGEYIASEDFVATPANMSEMINAEHHKSVAGHVATEDITFGYCTEIMVALKQGPTYAKDFDYEEFRNYLNELGDSLLVVNDDEIVKVHVHTEDPGLVMQEGLKYGSLVKVKVDNMRNQHEAQVEKEATKVSKPAEEKEYALIAVVAGKGLADIFRSQGVDYVIEGGQTMNPSTEDFIKAVEQVNARNIIFLPNNKNIFMAAQSAAEVLEQPAVVVEARTLPQGLTSLLAFDPSKSIEENQERMTAALSDVVSGSVTTAVRDTTIDGLEIHENDNLGMVDGKILVSNPDMHQTLTETLKHMLDEDSEIVTFYVGEDGSEELANEIAQEIAEEFEDVEVEIHQGQQPVYPYLFSVE